The DNA sequence GGAGGAGAACAGCAGATGCTCGCCATAGCCCGTGCTCTTATGAGTAAACCAAAGCTCGTTATACTCGACGAGCCCTCCATGGGTCTTGCTCCGCTCGTCGTAAAAGAGGTCTTCACGATCATTCAGGAGCTCCGTGCTGAAGGGAAAACCATACTGCTTATAGAACAAAATGCCAGGGCGGCGTTGAAGATTGCCGATCGTGGGTACGTACTGGAAACGGGAAAGGTGGTACTCGAAGGAACCGGGAAGGCCCTGCTGGAGCACAGCGAGGTCCAAAGGGCCTATCTGGGCAGAGGAACTCCGAGAATCTGGGAGGCTTAGGCCGTGAGAGAAGGCGGTAATCCGCACATATGGGATCCCGAATACGAATGCATGGACAGAGAACGCCTGCGGCAGTTACAGCTTGAGCGACTTCAGGCCACGCTGAACCGGGTTTTCAAAAACGTGTCCTTTTACCGCAAACGCTTTAAAGAAATCGGTTTTGTGCCGGAAGACGACCTGACCGATCTGGAAGACCTGAAAAAGCTCCCATTTACGACGAGCTCTGACGTGAGCGACAGCTACCCTTACGAAATGTTCGCCGTACCTTTGAGAGAAGTGGTAAGAATTCATACTTCATCGGGGACTATGGTAAATCCGCGGGTTGTGGGTTACACGAAAAACGACCTCAAAACCTGGAGTAACCTGGTAGCCCGAATTCTTGTTGCAGCGGGTGTTACCGCCGACGATGTTATCCAGGTGACCTTTGGTTACGGATTGCTCACCGGCGGTCTGGGAATTCACTACGGAGCAGAGCTCATCGGTGCATCGGTCCTGCCCACATCAACGGGAAGGACGGAACGACAGATAAAGATAATGAAGGATTTCAGAACGACCGTCCTGGTCTCAACTCCTTCCTACGCTCTGATAATTGCCGACAGAATGGAAGAACTTGGCGTGGATCCCAAGACCCTGTCTCTGAAGTACGTGGTCTGCGCCGGGGAGCCCTGGACCGAGGGAATGCGTCGTGAAATTGAGGAGCGGCTTTTTGCCACCGCCACCGACAATTACGGAATCAGTGAAGTAATGGGACCTGGGGTTGCAGGAGAGTGCCTGGAAAGGACGGGAATGCATATCCAGGAAGATCACTTCATCGCGGAAATCGTGGATCCCACAACGGGAGAAACTCTTCCGCCGGGCCACACGGGTGAACTCGTCCTCACCACCATAACAAAAGAAGCCTTCCCGGTTATCCGTTACCGGACGGGGGATCTGTGCAGGATAATCGAGGAACCCTGTCCCTGCGGCAGGACCTTCAGAAAGATAAGTCGTATTGAAGGACGGGCGGATAATGTCGTCATAATAAAGGGCATCAACATCGTACCGGAAAGAATCGGAGACATTCTTGAGAGGATAAAAGGAGAAAGGCCCCCTTATCAGCTCGTTGCCACCAGAGAAGGACACGAAGATCAGCTGGAAATTCGCGTGGCCATCACGGAGTCTCTTTTTTACGATAAGATGAAAGAGCAGCGAACTCTGGTAGATGTTATGAGGCATAAGGTTGCAAATTTTATCGGCATAACTCCTCGTATAAAGCTCGTAGAATTGCGCTCTCTCGTAAGGGACGAAAAGGGCAGAATTCGCCTTTTCATCGACGAAAGGGCCGATTCGGCAGCACGAAAATAAGTCACCGGGGGATAGGGAACTGAGATGGTAAAATACAACGGCATAAACCACCTGGCTCTGGTAACACACAACATGGACGAAACGATACGATTTTGGCGGGATCTTCTGGGCATGAGACTCGTGCTCGGTCTCGGTAAGCCGGGATACCGGCACTACTTTTTCGAAATCTCCGAAACGGACCTCATTGCCTTTTTTGAATGGCCCGGAGTGGAGAAGGTGGAAGAGAAGGATCACGGGTATCCCGTTAAAGGGCCTGTAGCCTTTGATCACGTTTCCATAGGCGTTACACACAGAGACGATCTATGGGTAATAAAGGACAAGCTCGATGCGGCGGGTTTCTGGACCTCGGAAGTAATCGATCACGGATTTATTCTTTCTCTTTACTCCTTTGATCCCAACGGAGTAGCCATAGAATTCAGCTGGCTTAATCCCGAAGTGGACATCCGGAAAACACCCATGATGCTGGACAGTCAACCATCCGAAGTTGCCATGGAAGGGCCAGATCCGAAGCCCGACAAGGTTCCGCCGGTTCTTTCTCCCACACCAGCCTCCGACAGAATCGTCTATCCCGGGGAAGGACGCCAATTAAGAGACCGGACCAACAGGTGGAGGCACTCTTAGCGATTATGCCTTTACTGCTTCGACCAGACAGTCCATTTTCGGGCCCTTTCTTACCAGGCGAACGTCCCTGAAACCGGCAGCCTTTAGCGTTTTTTCGACCTCCGAAAACGTGTAGGTGTCGCCTCCGGGTGTGCTGACCAGCATGTTTATCGCAAAAAGCGCCCCGTCCGGGGGCCACACTCTATCGTCGCTCATAATGTGATCCCGTATCAGCAGCTTACCTCCGGGTTTAAGAGCCCGGTTTACGGATCGATACAGTGCCAGGTTTTCTTCCGGGCTGTTCTGGTGAATGATGGCCGAAAGCAGGGCAAGGTCCGATCCTTCGGGAAGAAGATCATGATAAAAATCACCTGCCACAAAGGATACCCTATCCTCCAGCTTCTCAGAGGCTATGTATTCACGAGACAGGGGTATAACCTCGGGGAGATCGAATACGATAGCCCTCATGTGAGGATACTTCCTGAGGAAAGCAATAGTATAAGTTCCCGGGCCTGCGCCTATGTCGAGTAAAACGCTCCGATCTGAAGCATCGTAGGAGCCGACCACGTCCTCGGCAAGCGATCTTGCAATCACGTGCATGGCCCGTATAAAGGCGTTACGGGAAAACTCATCTGCCATAACCGGAATCCGTCGGGGATTGCTTCCCAGAGTAACCGTGTCCGTGAGATGAGTCCAGTTTTTCCACAGGTGAGCATTATGGAGAACCATGGGAAGTATCGTGCGGGGGTGCTTCGATGTCAAATAAGATCCCTTTTCGGTAACGGAATATTCACCATCCTTCTTTTCAAGGTACCCAAGGCCGACCAGGCAATCCAGAAGCCGGGTTAGTCCTCGACTGTTTACGCCTTTGAGACGTGCCAGGGCCTCCGCATCCCGGGCTTCACCGGCTTCGATGATGTCGAAGATATTCAGTTCTGCTGCGGTAAAAACCACTCTGTTTTTCATGAACCATCTTAACTCTTCAAGAATACTGAACTCCTGAGCTGTGCTCATAACAGGGTCTCCCTGATTTTTCAGAAATTTCTCAACATTAATATAACAGGCACCGGACCAGATGACCCGGCTTTACTTCCTTTATTTCCGGCAAATGCCGTGAACACTCCTCCAGTGCGTCAGGACACCTGGGATGGAAGGAGCACCCTGATGGTGGATTTAGAGGACTGGGCAGGTCTCCTTTTAAATTGGGTCTTTGCAACTGACGCTCCGGATCAGGTCTCGGAACGGCTTCCAGCAGGGCCCTCGTGTAGGGATGGAGTGGCGAATTGAAGATGGATTTTCTTTCTGCCAGCTCGACTATCTTACCAAGGTACATAACGGCAACCCTGTCGCACACGTGTTTGACTATCGACAGGTCGTGACTTATGAAGAGGTAGGTAAGGTTATACCGCTCCTGAAGATCAAGAAGAAGATTTATTACCTGGGCCTGAATTGATACGTCCAGAGCGGATACGGGTTCGTCGCATATCACGAACTCCGGTTCCAGTATAAGTGCTCTGGCTATGCATATTCTCTGCCGCTGTCCACCGCTGAACTCGTGAGGGTATCTATTTATGTGCTCGGGCCTCAGTCCCACAACTTCCATCATGGCACGGACTTTCTCTTCCCGCTCCGACTTCGAACCTATGTTGTGAATGGTCAGGCCCTCTCCTATAATTCTACCCACGGTCTGGCGAGGATTGAGCGACGAGTAAGGATCCTGAAATATTATCTGCATTCTCCGACGATAGGGTTTCATTTCTTTTCTGGATAGCGACAGAATGTCGGTGCCGTCAAACTTAACCCGTCCTTCTGTCGGTCTTTCAAGCCTGAGAACCAGCCTGCCCAGGGTTGATTTTCCACAGCCGCTTTCACCAACGAGTCCCAGGGCTTCCCCCCTTTTTATTGCAAGGTCAACACCGTCCACGGCCCTGACAAAACCTACGGTTTTTCGAAAGACTCCTCCCGTGACGGGATAATACTTCTTCAACGAGGAAAGCTCCACAATGAAGGAGTTACCACTATTCATAGAGCCAACACCTCACAAGCCTTTTATCTTCGATTTCTACAAGGTCGGGCTCTTCAAGCTTGCACCTGTCAAAGCTTCGGCTACATCTGTCGTTGAAAACGCATCCCTCCGGAAGTCGAAGTAAGCTCGGAACGATCCCCGGGATGGTTTTAAGCCTCTGTTTTTCTTTCCCCTCTGCCCATCCGGGAACCGACTCCATAAGCCCCTGAGTGTAAGGATGCAGGGGATTTCTGAACAGACTCACCACATCCGAAACTTCCACAATTCTTCCTGCATACATCACGATTACCCGTTCGGCCATCTCGGCAACAACCCCCAGATCGTGGGTTATCAGAACAAAGGCCGTGCCGGTCTTTTGCTGTAGTTCCTTCATGAGTTCCAGTATCTGGGCCTGAATGGTAACGTCCAGTGCCGTCGTGGGCTCGTCGGCCAGAATCAGGCTCGGACGGCATGCCAGCGCCATGGCTATTACAACCCTCTGCCTCATACCGCCGCTCATCTGGTGCGGGTAATCCCGAATCCTCCTCTCCGGAGCCGGTATGCCCACCTGTCTGAACAAGTCGATGACCCTGTCCTTAACATCCCTTTTCGTGGCCTTACCATGACACAACAGCACTTCGGCTACCTGATCACCTACAGGGAAAACGGGATTTAAGGCAGTCATCGGTTCCTGAAAAACCATGCTGATCTTGTTGCCTCTGATGGAGCGCATCTCCTTTTCGGGCAACCTGGTGAGGTCCCTGCCTTCAAAGATTATCCTGCCGCCGACTATCTTACCAGGAGGATCCGGAATCAGGCGCATTATGGACAGAGCCGTCACGCTTTTTCCACAACCCGACTCACCCACAAGGGCAAGCATCTCACCCGATTTTACTTCAAAAGAAACCCCGCTGACCGCTTTGGCCACGCCCCTTTCGGTGAAAAAGTAAGTGTGTAGGTCATCCACCCGGAGTACAATACCGTTCTGTTCCCTCATTCCGTCTACTCCCTCAACCGAGGATCCAGAGCGTCTCTTAGGCCGTCGCCGAGCAAGTTAAACCCGAGTACCGCAAGCAATATCATGAACCCCGGAAACGTCACCGCCCACCATGCTCGCAGGATGAGAGCTCTGCCGTTGGCCAGCATGGCCCCCCATTCAGGCGTCGGTGGTTGAGCGCCCAGCCCCAGAAAGCTCAGTGCTGCGGCCTCCAGAATTGCAGATCCAAACCCCAGAGTGGTCTGAACGATTATAGGCGCAAGACAGTTGGGCAGAATATGAATGAACAGAAGACGGGCATCCGTTGCGCCAAGAGCACGGGCAGACTGCACGTAGTCCTTTGCGTGCTCTTCCATAACA is a window from the Thermodesulforhabdus norvegica genome containing:
- a CDS encoding AMP-binding protein; translated protein: MDRERLRQLQLERLQATLNRVFKNVSFYRKRFKEIGFVPEDDLTDLEDLKKLPFTTSSDVSDSYPYEMFAVPLREVVRIHTSSGTMVNPRVVGYTKNDLKTWSNLVARILVAAGVTADDVIQVTFGYGLLTGGLGIHYGAELIGASVLPTSTGRTERQIKIMKDFRTTVLVSTPSYALIIADRMEELGVDPKTLSLKYVVCAGEPWTEGMRREIEERLFATATDNYGISEVMGPGVAGECLERTGMHIQEDHFIAEIVDPTTGETLPPGHTGELVLTTITKEAFPVIRYRTGDLCRIIEEPCPCGRTFRKISRIEGRADNVVIIKGINIVPERIGDILERIKGERPPYQLVATREGHEDQLEIRVAITESLFYDKMKEQRTLVDVMRHKVANFIGITPRIKLVELRSLVRDEKGRIRLFIDERADSAARK
- a CDS encoding methyltransferase, coding for MSTAQEFSILEELRWFMKNRVVFTAAELNIFDIIEAGEARDAEALARLKGVNSRGLTRLLDCLVGLGYLEKKDGEYSVTEKGSYLTSKHPRTILPMVLHNAHLWKNWTHLTDTVTLGSNPRRIPVMADEFSRNAFIRAMHVIARSLAEDVVGSYDASDRSVLLDIGAGPGTYTIAFLRKYPHMRAIVFDLPEVIPLSREYIASEKLEDRVSFVAGDFYHDLLPEGSDLALLSAIIHQNSPEENLALYRSVNRALKPGGKLLIRDHIMSDDRVWPPDGALFAINMLVSTPGGDTYTFSEVEKTLKAAGFRDVRLVRKGPKMDCLVEAVKA
- a CDS encoding ABC transporter ATP-binding protein, with protein sequence MREQNGIVLRVDDLHTYFFTERGVAKAVSGVSFEVKSGEMLALVGESGCGKSVTALSIMRLIPDPPGKIVGGRIIFEGRDLTRLPEKEMRSIRGNKISMVFQEPMTALNPVFPVGDQVAEVLLCHGKATKRDVKDRVIDLFRQVGIPAPERRIRDYPHQMSGGMRQRVVIAMALACRPSLILADEPTTALDVTIQAQILELMKELQQKTGTAFVLITHDLGVVAEMAERVIVMYAGRIVEVSDVVSLFRNPLHPYTQGLMESVPGWAEGKEKQRLKTIPGIVPSLLRLPEGCVFNDRCSRSFDRCKLEEPDLVEIEDKRLVRCWLYE
- a CDS encoding ABC transporter ATP-binding protein — its product is MNSGNSFIVELSSLKKYYPVTGGVFRKTVGFVRAVDGVDLAIKRGEALGLVGESGCGKSTLGRLVLRLERPTEGRVKFDGTDILSLSRKEMKPYRRRMQIIFQDPYSSLNPRQTVGRIIGEGLTIHNIGSKSEREEKVRAMMEVVGLRPEHINRYPHEFSGGQRQRICIARALILEPEFVICDEPVSALDVSIQAQVINLLLDLQERYNLTYLFISHDLSIVKHVCDRVAVMYLGKIVELAERKSIFNSPLHPYTRALLEAVPRPDPERQLQRPNLKGDLPSPLNPPSGCSFHPRCPDALEECSRHLPEIKEVKPGHLVRCLLY
- a CDS encoding VOC family protein is translated as MVKYNGINHLALVTHNMDETIRFWRDLLGMRLVLGLGKPGYRHYFFEISETDLIAFFEWPGVEKVEEKDHGYPVKGPVAFDHVSIGVTHRDDLWVIKDKLDAAGFWTSEVIDHGFILSLYSFDPNGVAIEFSWLNPEVDIRKTPMMLDSQPSEVAMEGPDPKPDKVPPVLSPTPASDRIVYPGEGRQLRDRTNRWRHS